The proteins below are encoded in one region of Holophagaceae bacterium:
- a CDS encoding EFR1 family ferrodoxin (N-terminal region resembles flavodoxins. C-terminal ferrodoxin region binds two 4Fe-4S clusters.), with translation MSPLLTAKICWMSGTGNSLRLAHGFAACVEEKGGEIHLEQIAPNSSPTCEASWLAVFFPTHGFTTPWPVLRWAWSLQPGKGISAAVVSARAGWWMGTCLRGLTGSAPFIPALLLALKGYRVRGILSVDMPSNWILVHPGLNAVHAAHFLERGHQKIRAFTQDLLAGSRRLWSLDNLFECLSGMVLLPVSVGYLLYGRPLFAKLFFANERCNGCGVCAAHCPEGAIRMTGSTPRPYWTLHCESCMRCMNLCPLRAVEAGQSLGVLLNLAAGLPLIGWLLARIAPRWPWLAWLDTGFPRFALNYGWYLAALILVYFLVFQAMRWRPLRLLFSFTTLTRWFRRYREPSTGPRDLPGRWD, from the coding sequence ATGAGCCCCCTATTAACAGCGAAGATCTGCTGGATGAGCGGCACGGGAAATTCCTTGCGCCTCGCACATGGCTTCGCCGCCTGCGTTGAAGAGAAGGGCGGCGAAATCCACTTGGAGCAGATCGCCCCCAACTCATCGCCAACATGCGAGGCCTCCTGGCTCGCCGTGTTCTTCCCCACCCACGGCTTCACCACGCCCTGGCCCGTGCTCCGATGGGCCTGGTCGCTGCAGCCCGGGAAGGGGATTTCTGCGGCGGTGGTCAGCGCGCGGGCCGGGTGGTGGATGGGAACCTGCCTGCGCGGCCTGACCGGAAGCGCGCCCTTCATTCCCGCCCTGCTGCTGGCGCTGAAAGGCTACCGGGTGCGGGGGATCCTCTCGGTCGACATGCCCTCGAATTGGATCCTGGTCCACCCGGGTTTGAACGCAGTCCATGCCGCGCATTTCCTGGAGCGCGGGCATCAGAAAATCAGGGCTTTCACCCAGGATCTCCTCGCCGGGAGCCGGCGGCTCTGGAGCCTGGACAACCTGTTCGAATGCCTCTCCGGCATGGTCCTGCTTCCGGTTTCAGTCGGGTATCTGCTCTACGGACGCCCGCTCTTCGCCAAGCTCTTCTTCGCGAACGAGCGATGCAACGGCTGCGGCGTCTGCGCCGCCCACTGCCCCGAGGGAGCCATCCGCATGACCGGCTCCACGCCCAGGCCCTACTGGACCCTCCATTGCGAGAGCTGCATGAGATGCATGAACCTGTGCCCCCTCCGTGCGGTGGAAGCAGGCCAATCCCTGGGGGTGCTTCTGAACCTGGCCGCCGGGCTTCCCCTCATCGGCTGGCTGCTGGCCCGCATCGCCCCCCGCTGGCCTTGGCTCGCCTGGCTGGACACCGGCTTTCCCCGGTTCGCCTTGAACTACGGGTGGTACCTCGCCGCGCTGATCCTGGTCTACTTCCTGGTCTTCCAGGCGATGCGGTGGCGCCCCCTGCGGCTCCTTTTCTCCTTCACCACGCTCACGCGGTGGTTCAGGCGCTATCGCGAACCGTCCACGGGCCCGCGGGACCTCCCTGGGAGATGGGACTAG
- the glgC gene encoding glucose-1-phosphate adenylyltransferase, translating to MLTISESRLSPRHTIALVMAGGRGKRLMDLTDHYSKPGLDFGGKYRIIDFTLSNCVNSGFRRIMVLTQYNSHRLLQHLQLGWTFLAGNLNEYVHVLPAHQSMDKNAWYSGTADAVYQNIGSIQSANPKTVLILAGDHVYRMDYKIFLQDHLNNKADMTIACLEVPRLAARGFGIAQVDGEDRIISFVEKPEDPPAVPGKPDRAFASMGIYLFNAEFLYKALQRDAEDPDSGHDFGKDIIPKLVHEASIFAHRFERSCIPNEGHPEPYWRDVGGVDSYWEANMDLTTVHPALNLYDTAWPITTHQEQLPPAKFVHAGEMRNGVALSSLVSGGCIISGAHVHHSLLSSRVSIHSHARLDGALVLPDCDIGRKARLKRCILARGCRIPNGLVVGEDPEEDARRFVRTAGGVTLISQPMLDRLSRPER from the coding sequence ATGCTGACGATCTCGGAATCGCGACTCTCCCCGCGGCATACCATCGCCTTGGTGATGGCGGGCGGGCGCGGCAAACGCTTGATGGATCTCACGGACCACTATTCGAAGCCCGGCCTCGATTTCGGCGGCAAGTACCGCATCATCGACTTCACCCTGTCGAACTGCGTGAATTCGGGCTTCCGGCGGATCATGGTGCTGACGCAATACAATTCGCACCGCCTGCTGCAGCATCTCCAGCTTGGATGGACCTTTCTGGCAGGCAACCTCAACGAATACGTCCATGTGCTGCCGGCCCACCAGAGCATGGACAAGAACGCCTGGTACAGCGGCACCGCGGACGCGGTGTATCAGAACATCGGCAGCATCCAGTCGGCCAATCCCAAGACCGTGCTGATCCTCGCGGGCGACCACGTCTACCGCATGGACTACAAGATCTTCCTCCAGGACCATCTCAACAACAAAGCGGACATGACCATCGCCTGCCTGGAGGTGCCGCGGCTGGCGGCCCGGGGCTTCGGCATCGCCCAGGTGGACGGCGAGGACCGCATCATCTCCTTCGTGGAGAAGCCCGAGGATCCGCCCGCGGTCCCCGGCAAGCCCGACCGGGCCTTCGCGTCCATGGGCATCTACCTCTTCAACGCGGAATTCCTCTACAAGGCCCTCCAGCGGGATGCCGAGGATCCGGATTCGGGCCACGATTTCGGCAAGGACATCATCCCCAAGCTCGTGCATGAGGCCAGCATCTTCGCCCATCGCTTCGAGCGGAGCTGCATTCCGAACGAAGGGCACCCGGAACCCTACTGGCGGGATGTGGGCGGCGTGGATTCCTACTGGGAAGCCAACATGGACCTGACCACGGTGCATCCGGCCCTGAACCTCTACGACACGGCCTGGCCCATCACCACGCACCAGGAGCAATTGCCGCCCGCGAAATTCGTCCATGCCGGCGAGATGCGGAACGGAGTGGCTCTTTCCAGCCTGGTGTCCGGCGGCTGCATCATTTCCGGCGCCCACGTGCACCATTCCCTGCTCTCCAGCCGCGTTTCCATCCACTCCCATGCCCGACTCGACGGAGCGCTGGTGCTGCCGGACTGCGACATCGGACGCAAGGCACGGTTGAAGCGCTGCATCCTGGCGCGGGGCTGCCGCATCCCCAACGGCCTGGTGGTGGGCGAGGACCCCGAGGAGGACGCGCGCCGTTTCGTCCGCACCGCCGGAGGCGTCACCCTCATCTCCCAACCGATGCTGGACCGGCTGAGCCGGCCGGAGCGCTGA
- the thpR gene encoding RNA 2',3'-cyclic phosphodiesterase, with the protein MSCPPHSPALRVFFALWPTAAEREALAAWQEPLKQLYGGRTMRVATLHSTLVFIGGIEQVRLEPLRMAALEASAEGFDLCFDSAHYWGHNHIVYAAPGHVPPPLVQLASALEQSLARHGFDFDRREYKPHITLLRNARRTDSELDGLQPVRWRITDFALVQSVPQGGLVDYRVLARFPLGAIGG; encoded by the coding sequence ATGAGCTGCCCACCCCATTCCCCGGCCCTGAGGGTTTTCTTCGCCCTGTGGCCGACCGCCGCCGAGCGCGAAGCCTTGGCCGCGTGGCAGGAGCCGCTGAAACAGCTGTACGGCGGGCGAACCATGCGCGTTGCAACCCTGCATTCAACGCTGGTGTTCATCGGCGGAATCGAGCAGGTCCGGTTGGAGCCATTGCGGATGGCAGCGCTGGAGGCCAGCGCGGAGGGTTTCGATCTGTGTTTTGATTCGGCTCATTACTGGGGGCACAACCATATCGTGTACGCTGCGCCTGGCCACGTGCCGCCGCCATTGGTGCAGTTGGCAAGCGCGCTTGAGCAAAGCCTGGCCCGGCACGGCTTCGATTTTGACCGGCGTGAATACAAGCCCCACATCACGCTCCTGCGCAACGCTAGGCGCACGGATTCCGAATTGGACGGATTGCAGCCAGTGAGGTGGCGGATCACCGATTTCGCGCTGGTGCAATCCGTGCCGCAGGGCGGTTTGGTGGACTACCGTGTTCTGGCCCGCTTCCCCCTGGGCGCCATCGGGGGATAG
- a CDS encoding acyl-CoA dehydrogenase family protein, giving the protein MQATSEMVFGGSFLLAPIGSQPQFTPEELSEDARAIGQAARDFVEGEVIPRDADIDKLDPGLSKELLRKAGELGLLSLEIPEAYDGMDLDKISGLLVLEELGRQASFSVTYSAHTGIGTLPIVYFGNEAQKAKYLPRLGSGEWAAAYALTEPGAGSDAMNSKTVAALDGDAWVLNGAKMWITNAGFADVFVVFAKVDGRKFSAFIVEKGDPGFTIAAEERKLGIKGSSTRALAFDNCRIPKDRLLGELGKGHRIAFGILAIGRFKLGAGCNGMAKEVLKYTLKYTAERMQFGRTINSFGMIRKFLADMGIRIFVAESMNFRTIGYINEGMREIGWDRPDAAKQKLEIMDEFQLEASIMKVWDSEALGLIADEAVQCFGGYGFSAEYPPEKIYRDNRINRIFEGTNEINRLIIAGQVFKKVGNGTLVLRMDTADVPGLGSGPLAKAEQAVELAKRQAQYAIQACLEVKGQKLIENQEAAGRAADLVTEIYTMESAVVRAAKMMDTGHRWAQLAKDCAEAHVNEGCGKVRNLSRLLLAEVLEGIALERALADSRTFDLHVPMAGSKLRDRIASQLIEKGGYPIEAF; this is encoded by the coding sequence ATGCAAGCAACGAGCGAGATGGTCTTTGGAGGCAGTTTCCTGCTGGCTCCCATCGGCAGCCAGCCCCAGTTCACGCCCGAAGAACTCAGCGAGGACGCCCGCGCCATCGGCCAGGCCGCGCGGGATTTCGTGGAGGGCGAAGTCATCCCGCGGGATGCCGACATCGACAAGCTCGATCCCGGATTGTCCAAGGAATTGCTCCGCAAGGCCGGTGAGCTGGGCCTGCTGAGCCTGGAGATTCCCGAGGCCTACGACGGCATGGACCTCGACAAGATCTCCGGCCTGCTGGTGCTGGAAGAACTCGGCCGCCAAGCTTCCTTTTCCGTCACCTACAGCGCCCACACCGGCATCGGTACGCTGCCCATCGTCTACTTCGGGAATGAAGCTCAGAAGGCCAAGTACCTGCCGAGGCTCGGCAGCGGCGAATGGGCGGCGGCCTATGCGCTCACGGAACCCGGCGCGGGCAGCGACGCCATGAATTCCAAGACCGTGGCCGCCCTGGATGGCGACGCCTGGGTGCTGAACGGCGCCAAGATGTGGATCACCAATGCGGGCTTCGCCGATGTCTTCGTGGTCTTCGCCAAGGTGGACGGCCGCAAGTTCAGCGCTTTTATCGTGGAAAAGGGCGATCCGGGCTTCACCATCGCCGCCGAGGAACGCAAGCTCGGCATCAAGGGCTCCAGCACCCGCGCGCTCGCTTTCGACAACTGCCGCATCCCCAAGGACCGGCTGCTGGGCGAACTTGGCAAGGGCCACCGCATCGCCTTCGGCATCCTGGCCATCGGCCGCTTCAAGCTTGGGGCGGGCTGCAACGGCATGGCCAAGGAAGTGTTGAAGTACACGCTGAAATACACTGCCGAGCGCATGCAGTTCGGCAGGACCATCAACAGCTTCGGCATGATCCGGAAATTCCTGGCGGACATGGGCATCCGCATCTTCGTGGCCGAGAGCATGAACTTCCGCACCATCGGCTACATCAACGAGGGCATGCGCGAGATCGGCTGGGACCGGCCCGATGCCGCCAAGCAGAAGCTGGAGATCATGGACGAGTTCCAACTGGAAGCTTCCATCATGAAGGTATGGGACAGCGAGGCCCTGGGCCTCATCGCCGACGAGGCGGTGCAATGCTTCGGCGGCTACGGCTTCAGCGCCGAGTATCCGCCCGAGAAGATCTACCGGGACAACCGCATCAACCGCATCTTCGAGGGCACCAACGAGATCAACCGCCTCATCATTGCGGGCCAGGTCTTCAAGAAGGTCGGCAATGGCACGCTGGTCCTCCGCATGGACACGGCGGATGTTCCTGGATTGGGCTCCGGGCCCCTCGCCAAAGCCGAGCAGGCGGTCGAACTGGCCAAGCGCCAGGCCCAGTACGCCATCCAGGCCTGCCTGGAGGTCAAGGGCCAGAAGCTCATCGAGAACCAGGAAGCCGCCGGCCGCGCCGCCGATCTGGTCACCGAGATCTACACCATGGAATCCGCCGTGGTGCGCGCCGCCAAGATGATGGACACCGGCCATCGCTGGGCCCAACTGGCCAAGGATTGCGCCGAAGCCCACGTCAACGAAGGCTGTGGCAAGGTGCGGAACCTGTCCCGGCTGCTGCTCGCGGAGGTGCTGGAGGGAATCGCGCTGGAAAGAGCCCTGGCCGACTCGAGAACTTTCGATCTCCATGTGCCCATGGCCGGGTCAAAGCTCAGGGACCGCATCGCGTCGCAGCTCATTGAGAAAGGCGGCTATCCCATCGAGGCTTTCTGA